The DNA sequence ACACGAgtgggttctagcttccctacctggaaCGAGCTAGTTTAAAGTGTCCTGACACCGAACAGCGGAGTACCACAGCTCTAGGAGGAGATCACAGAGCTGGAAAAACGAACAAGGAGTGTTTACTATTGAAGCTCTAACACTACACACGAAAAATAGGACCAGAGATTTTAGGAGCATGGATTGGAAACACTTACGTGGGTCAAGAACGGAGTCAAGCGGAATGCGAACGGAAGGTGCGCTCTAGAACCCTAGCAGAGGCGGCAGCAGGTCTAAGAGAAGGGAAATCTGTTTTTACGAAAGTGAGCTCAACTTAGGGTTTTGGGCGCTTTAGGTCAGAAAATGAATTGGGCCAGCTCCCCTTAGGCCCAAGAATTGGACAACccataaaataaaccaaacggAAAATAACTGGGCCTTACATTccctccaacaacaaaaatttttgaccCCGAAAATGAAACTTATCAGGTAAaaagatgtggatgtgattttctcatgtcctcctttaactcccaagtcgagtcacccgtcctccgatcccagatgactttaacaAGACTAATGTCTTTCCTcgacgttcctcaaccttgctatcctcaagagcTATGGGTAGTACTTCCACGGTGAggtcttccctgatctgtatatcctccgCTTCCAACACATGGGCCAAATCgaatacatacttcctcagctgtgacacatggaacaccggatgaaggttcgccaactgcgggggtaaagctatctcataagccaccaGTCCAATCCTTCTCGTGATTTGATATGGGCCAAGGAATTTAGGGGAGAgtttccttgagcggagagcccttcccacaccagtggttcgggtcaccctcaagaatacatgatcatCGGCTGTGAACTCCAAGGGCCTCCTCCTACGgtctgcataggccttctgcctactctgagaggcatgcatcctatctctcaccatcctcaccttctcggtggtctgctctaacaattctggtccaaccaacaccgcttccccatcctgataccagcaaagaggagtcctacacctcttgccataaagagcctcgtatggcgccatgccaatgctcgcatgaaaactgttgttgtaggtgaactctatcaaaggaaatacctcatcccaagcacccagatgatccaatatgcaagtcctcaacaaatcctctaacgactggatcgtcctctcagactggccatcggtctgagggtgataagctgaactcatggtgagcttgctacccatcGCACCCTAtagtgtctgccaaaaccgagacgtgaaccgtgggtctctgtcggaaactatgctcgaaggcaCTCCATGAAGCCTCACTATCTCTTTAATGTATagttgggccaacttggccattgacattctcaagttcatcgccaataagtgggcactcttggtcaaccgatccactatcacccagatggtgtcatgtcccCTAAAAGtccgtggcaaatgggtcacaaaatccatggagatgctgtcccatttccacactagtATTTCCAAAGGCTGTAGGATTCCCCCGGGTCTCTGGTgttccaccttcgccttctgacaagtCAGACAAGCTGATACAAACtgtgccacatccttcttcattccCTGCCACCAAAAGTTTTCCTTGagatcctggtacatcttagtcatgccaggctgcagactaagacgactcttatgtccTTCCTCAAGAATTAACCGTTTTACCTCCGCATCATCGGGTATACATACTCTGCCCcgaaacctcagtatgccatcatcactcAAAGCAAAGTCTCTAGCTTCCTCTGATCCAAGTTGTTCTCTAACCCTGTCCAGACTagcatccaacaactgcctctccCTGATCGAGTCCAAGAAGttactagatatagtaagggtactacacctaatggactcgaaccccaactccacctgtatcctcatgtctctgaactCCTCTAGTAgttctacctcttttatcatTAGATGTGCCGTAtgtaccgtcttcctactcaaagcatctgccaccacatttgccttccccgaGTGATATAAGAGCTCGAAGTCGTAATCCTTCAGgaactccatccacctcctctgcctcatgttcaactccttatggtcaaacaagtacttgAGGCTCTTATGATCGCTGAACACACGGAACTGAGCACCATAGAGATAGTGCCTcaagatcttcaaggcaaatactATCGCCGCCAACTCTAgatcatg is a window from the Vigna unguiculata cultivar IT97K-499-35 chromosome 7, ASM411807v1, whole genome shotgun sequence genome containing:
- the LOC114191247 gene encoding uncharacterized protein LOC114191247; this translates as MRQRRWMEFLKDYDFELLYHSGKANVVADALSRKTVHTAHLMIKEVELLEEERQLLDASLDRVREQLGSEEARDFALSDDGILRFRGRVCIPDDAEGMKKDVAQFVSACLTCQKAKVEHQRPGGILQPLEILLRKYVFDLAHVLEAEDIQIREDLTVEVLPIALEDSKENSGEACYSRPSEPVSPR